One Myxosarcina sp. GI1 genomic window carries:
- a CDS encoding NAD-dependent succinate-semialdehyde dehydrogenase, whose protein sequence is MAWREKNMSIATINPTTGETLKTFDPLTDREIETKLALAAEAFEKHRQTTFQQRSQWLNKAADILERDKQKFAQIMTTEMGKPFQAAIAEAEKCAKVCRFYAEKAEEFLADVEITTDASNSYISYQPLGVVLAVMPWNFPFWQVFRFAAPALMAGNVGILKHASNVPQCALAIEEILQQAGFPEGVFQTLLIGADKVEAIIKDDRVKAATLTGSEPAGASLASAAGKQIKKVVLELGGSDPFVVLESADIEAAVETGVSARMLNNGQSCIAAKRFIVAEAIADKFEKLFVEKFEALKLGNPMQEDTDIGPLATEAILSDIEQQVAKAVDNGAKILIGGKALPDSAGNFYQPTILTEIDPDSAIAREEFFGPVAMLFRVKDIDEAIALANNIPFGLGASAWTNVPEERDRLIKDLEAGSVFINGLVKSDPRLPFGGIKRSGFGRELSSQGIHEFVNIKTVWIK, encoded by the coding sequence ATCGCGTGGAGGGAGAAAAATATGAGTATCGCAACCATAAATCCGACAACGGGAGAAACTTTAAAAACTTTTGACCCTTTAACGGATAGAGAAATTGAAACCAAACTTGCTTTGGCTGCGGAAGCTTTTGAAAAACATCGTCAAACTACTTTTCAGCAAAGAAGTCAGTGGTTAAACAAAGCGGCAGATATTTTGGAACGAGACAAGCAAAAATTTGCCCAGATTATGACCACAGAAATGGGCAAACCTTTTCAGGCAGCGATCGCCGAAGCCGAAAAATGTGCTAAGGTATGTCGTTTTTATGCAGAGAAAGCCGAGGAATTTCTCGCTGATGTTGAAATTACTACCGATGCCAGTAACAGCTATATTTCCTATCAGCCCCTGGGAGTTGTTTTGGCGGTAATGCCCTGGAACTTTCCTTTTTGGCAGGTGTTTCGCTTCGCCGCACCAGCACTGATGGCTGGCAATGTGGGCATTCTCAAACACGCTTCTAACGTGCCTCAGTGTGCTTTAGCAATTGAGGAAATTTTACAACAGGCTGGTTTTCCCGAAGGAGTATTTCAAACTCTATTAATCGGTGCCGACAAAGTCGAGGCAATTATCAAAGACGATCGCGTTAAGGCAGCAACCCTTACGGGTAGCGAACCAGCAGGAGCTTCCTTAGCATCGGCAGCAGGCAAACAAATTAAGAAGGTAGTTTTAGAATTAGGCGGTAGCGATCCTTTTGTAGTTTTAGAATCTGCCGATATTGAAGCTGCTGTAGAGACTGGAGTTTCGGCAAGAATGCTTAACAACGGTCAATCCTGTATTGCTGCCAAACGCTTTATCGTTGCCGAGGCGATCGCCGACAAGTTTGAAAAACTGTTTGTAGAAAAGTTTGAAGCTCTCAAGCTAGGCAATCCCATGCAGGAGGATACAGATATCGGTCCTTTGGCTACCGAAGCAATTCTGTCGGATATAGAACAGCAGGTAGCAAAAGCCGTAGATAACGGAGCAAAAATTTTAATCGGTGGTAAGGCTCTGCCAGATAGTGCTGGTAATTTTTATCAGCCAACTATTTTAACCGAGATCGATCCAGATTCAGCGATTGCTAGAGAAGAGTTTTTTGGTCCCGTAGCTATGCTGTTTCGGGTTAAAGATATCGATGAAGCGATCGCTTTGGCTAATAATATTCCCTTTGGTTTGGGAGCCAGTGCTTGGACTAACGTACCAGAAGAACGCGATCGCCTGATAAAAGATCTTGAAGCTGGTTCGGTATTTATCAACGGCTTGGTCAAATCCGATCCTCGTCTGCCTTTTGGCGGCATCAAACGTTCTGGTTTCGGGCGCGAACTAAGCAGCCAGGGAATTCACGAATTTGTCAATATTAAAACTGTATGGATTAAGTAA
- a CDS encoding aldo/keto reductase, producing MLYRTLGNTQERVSAIGLGGFHVGHQDEEQESIRIIRSAIDRGITFMDNCWDYNDGVSELRMGKALQDGYRNNVFLMTKIDGRTKELAAKQIDESLARLQTDRVDLLQFHEVIRLEDPDRFFAADGAIAAFLEAKQAGKTRYIGFTGHKDPLVHLRMLEIAKQHNFQFDTVQMPLNVMDAHFRSFEHQVLPVLVEQGIGVLGMKSMADGHILKSKVVKPIECLHYALNLPTSVVITGIDSMEILDQAIEAADTFKPLSSEEVSALLARTAEVAAKGKYEPFKTDNLFDATAANPDWLGLPAA from the coding sequence ATGTTATATAGAACGCTAGGAAATACACAAGAAAGAGTCTCTGCCATTGGTCTTGGTGGCTTTCACGTCGGGCATCAAGATGAAGAACAAGAAAGCATTCGCATTATTCGTAGTGCGATCGATCGCGGTATCACTTTTATGGATAACTGCTGGGACTACAATGACGGCGTTAGCGAGCTTCGGATGGGTAAAGCATTGCAGGATGGCTATCGCAACAATGTTTTTCTGATGACTAAAATTGACGGTCGCACCAAAGAACTTGCTGCCAAGCAGATTGATGAATCTCTCGCACGTCTGCAAACCGATCGCGTCGATCTATTGCAGTTTCACGAAGTAATTCGCCTCGAAGATCCCGATCGCTTTTTTGCCGCAGATGGAGCGATCGCCGCTTTTTTAGAAGCCAAACAAGCTGGTAAAACCCGTTACATCGGTTTTACAGGACATAAAGATCCGCTGGTTCATCTGCGAATGCTAGAAATTGCCAAACAGCATAATTTTCAGTTTGATACAGTACAGATGCCTTTAAATGTTATGGATGCTCACTTTCGCAGTTTCGAGCATCAGGTTTTGCCCGTACTGGTCGAACAAGGAATAGGAGTATTGGGAATGAAATCAATGGCAGATGGTCATATTCTCAAAAGCAAGGTAGTAAAGCCGATTGAATGTCTGCATTACGCGCTAAATTTACCTACTTCTGTAGTAATTACAGGTATCGATAGTATGGAAATACTCGACCAGGCGATCGAGGCTGCCGATACTTTTAAGCCCTTGAGTAGCGAAGAAGTCTCAGCACTACTAGCTCGTACGGCAGAAGTTGCAGCCAAAGGAAAATACGAACCATTTAAAACCGATAATTTGTTTGATGCCACTGCCGCCAACCCCGACTGGTTAGGTTTACCTGCCGCCTAA
- a CDS encoding YiaA/YiaB family inner membrane protein, translating to MAKKRTQEHSSAWVIQTWLSFMISISATAIGIIYLPVNGWVKGYMGMGLVFTIGSTISLTKTQRDLYEAEKLTHKVEEARVERILNEHDNYK from the coding sequence ATGGCAAAAAAAAGAACGCAAGAACATAGTTCGGCGTGGGTAATTCAAACTTGGCTATCGTTTATGATATCTATTTCAGCTACGGCGATCGGAATAATTTATTTACCCGTAAATGGCTGGGTTAAAGGTTATATGGGTATGGGACTAGTATTTACCATCGGTTCTACTATTAGCTTGACTAAAACCCAAAGAGATTTATACGAAGCTGAAAAACTAACTCACAAAGTAGAAGAAGCCAGAGTCGAAAGAATACTTAACGAACACGATAACTATAAGTAA
- a CDS encoding cytochrome b/b6 domain-containing protein, with protein sequence MASKRSQPYQPLLLRILHGITSLFAIAAIVTAFWTYDIYDGRWGRIYLPKYTEIEGIHGTFGLWTLLIFPLFVFYAFNRGQHRLIDSNSLVKLAEFGKPIWWYTLHRLVNTVSILALTLAVFSGKMMNEKWLPEGELNHVWYYVHLVGWLILVICIAIHLLMNIKVGGVSLILSMFNWRFRSEDSPKLWRRNFSIWRDRFGMSTVKQWLQSRSLLKIIEIFVLVAIILAWIVSLLKELLF encoded by the coding sequence ATGGCAAGCAAACGCTCTCAGCCTTATCAACCACTGTTACTACGCATACTTCACGGTATAACCAGCTTGTTTGCAATCGCGGCGATCGTTACTGCTTTTTGGACTTATGATATTTATGATGGACGATGGGGCAGAATATATTTACCTAAATACACAGAGATTGAAGGTATTCATGGAACATTTGGATTATGGACATTACTAATTTTTCCTTTGTTTGTTTTTTATGCTTTTAATCGGGGTCAGCATAGATTAATTGATTCAAATTCTTTAGTAAAACTGGCTGAATTTGGCAAACCTATTTGGTGGTACACTCTGCATCGTTTAGTCAATACTGTTAGTATTTTGGCATTAACCTTAGCTGTTTTTTCAGGGAAAATGATGAATGAAAAATGGCTGCCAGAAGGAGAATTAAATCATGTTTGGTACTATGTTCATTTAGTGGGTTGGCTAATCTTAGTAATTTGTATTGCGATTCATTTATTGATGAACATCAAGGTTGGGGGTGTTTCTTTGATTTTGTCGATGTTTAATTGGCGATTTCGTAGCGAAGATAGTCCTAAATTATGGCGCAGGAATTTTTCTATCTGGCGCGATCGCTTTGGAATGTCAACGGTAAAACAATGGCTACAATCTAGATCGCTGCTAAAAATTATTGAAATTTTTGTCTTGGTTGCAATTATTTTGGCTTGGATAGTTTCTCTGCTTAAAGAGTTATTGTTTTAA
- a CDS encoding FAD-binding oxidoreductase: MTKTKVNWQAIASELEGIETTDNRDRLTKLSLDYYHFSPILFEQLQDKRGDLAVFPTTEAEVVRVAKICVKHRVSLTVRGAGTGNYGQCIPLKGGVILDVSKMNRVVWLQPGIACVQPGVKMAAFDKQARAIGWELRMAPSTYRTATIGGFIGGGSVGMGSINYGQISDRGNLRRVRLVTLEDEPKVMELEGDEVKKVLHAYGTTGIITELKIPLAPAYPWQEVIVVFDEFMSAAKFGQALSDSSGIVKKLVSIHAAPITAYFTSLQDYLPQGKHCVLLMVSEYDYAPFTDLVREYDGEITYSKTAAEASKSTSLLEYTWNHTTLLARKVDPNLTYLQTFYFTLERVEKAYAKAGDEVMLHLEFLQAGGKAVPAALQLIRYTTEDRLNEIIRDREADGAFIANPHVYTIEDGGNKQIDLEKVAFKQKVDPYGLLNPGKMRGYAIEQKSKVKS, encoded by the coding sequence ATGACCAAGACCAAAGTTAACTGGCAGGCGATCGCCTCAGAACTAGAGGGAATAGAAACAACAGATAATCGCGATCGCTTGACCAAACTATCTTTAGATTACTATCACTTCAGCCCTATTTTGTTCGAGCAGTTGCAAGACAAACGAGGAGACTTGGCGGTTTTTCCTACTACCGAAGCCGAAGTAGTTCGAGTCGCTAAAATCTGTGTCAAACATCGAGTTTCCCTGACGGTTAGAGGTGCGGGAACGGGTAACTATGGTCAGTGTATTCCCCTTAAAGGTGGCGTAATACTTGACGTTAGCAAAATGAATCGTGTTGTTTGGTTGCAGCCTGGGATAGCTTGCGTTCAGCCTGGAGTAAAAATGGCGGCTTTCGACAAACAAGCCAGAGCCATTGGTTGGGAGTTGCGGATGGCACCTTCTACCTATCGCACTGCAACTATTGGCGGCTTTATCGGTGGCGGTAGTGTGGGAATGGGTTCGATTAACTACGGACAAATAAGCGATCGCGGAAATTTGCGACGGGTGCGTTTGGTGACGCTGGAAGATGAGCCGAAAGTTATGGAACTAGAAGGTGATGAAGTTAAAAAAGTGCTTCATGCTTACGGTACTACAGGAATTATTACCGAACTAAAAATTCCTCTCGCTCCTGCATATCCTTGGCAAGAAGTTATTGTAGTCTTTGATGAGTTTATGAGCGCTGCTAAATTCGGTCAAGCTCTTAGCGATAGTAGCGGAATAGTTAAAAAACTAGTTAGTATTCACGCTGCACCCATAACTGCTTACTTTACTTCGCTACAGGACTATCTGCCTCAAGGCAAGCACTGTGTTTTGTTAATGGTGTCGGAATACGACTATGCACCTTTTACAGATTTGGTTAGAGAATATGATGGAGAAATTACTTACAGTAAGACTGCTGCCGAAGCCAGCAAGAGTACCAGCTTACTTGAATATACCTGGAATCATACCACGCTTTTAGCTCGCAAAGTAGATCCCAACCTAACCTATCTGCAAACTTTCTATTTCACCTTGGAAAGAGTGGAAAAAGCCTATGCCAAAGCTGGTGATGAAGTTATGCTGCATTTAGAGTTTTTACAGGCGGGAGGTAAAGCTGTTCCTGCTGCCTTGCAGTTAATTCGCTACACCACTGAAGATAGACTCAATGAAATTATTCGCGATCGCGAGGCAGATGGGGCATTTATTGCCAATCCTCATGTGTACACTATTGAAGACGGCGGCAACAAGCAAATCGATCTCGAAAAGGTTGCCTTTAAGCAAAAAGTCGATCCCTACGGTTTGTTAAACCCTGGCAAAATGCGCGGCTATGCGATCGAGCAAAAATCAAAAGTCAAAAGTTAA
- a CDS encoding Uma2 family endonuclease translates to MTASTTQSLYSFEEYLSYEEDPDNRYELVDGKLILMNPPTFRHILIAKFIERELDREINRLQLPWLSIREGGIRTGWRKSRIADVYVVEKERVLNSLDKSGVCEIPPLLVVEVVSPDSVKRDYRFKRSEYAALGINEYWIVDPTSQQVTLLVLDEGLYEETVFAETETIVSSTFTKLQLTPKQIFTAEDI, encoded by the coding sequence ATGACTGCTTCAACCACACAAAGCCTATATTCTTTTGAAGAATATCTCAGCTATGAAGAAGATCCCGACAACCGTTACGAATTGGTAGACGGCAAGCTTATATTAATGAACCCTCCGACTTTTCGCCACATTTTAATTGCCAAATTTATCGAACGAGAACTAGACAGAGAAATAAATCGGCTTCAGCTACCCTGGTTATCTATTCGAGAAGGAGGAATTAGAACTGGCTGGCGTAAATCTCGGATTGCAGATGTGTATGTGGTAGAGAAAGAGCGAGTTTTAAATTCCCTAGATAAATCGGGAGTGTGTGAAATTCCACCGTTACTAGTAGTGGAAGTAGTTAGTCCCGACTCTGTAAAAAGAGACTATCGTTTCAAAAGATCGGAATATGCAGCCTTGGGCATCAACGAATACTGGATTGTCGATCCTACTTCACAACAGGTTACGCTTTTAGTATTGGATGAAGGATTATATGAGGAGACTGTGTTTGCGGAAACAGAAACCATAGTTTCCTCTACTTTCACCAAACTCCAACTAACTCCCAAGCAAATTTTTACAGCCGAAGATATTTAG
- a CDS encoding pentapeptide repeat-containing protein: protein MLETKKCPGCYLGDADLSDAELAGADLSGAMLVKAHLDDANLQQANLSSAEQNWEDVNYGAGMNGYA, encoded by the coding sequence TTGCTTGAAACTAAAAAATGTCCAGGTTGTTACTTGGGCGATGCCGATCTAAGTGATGCCGAGCTAGCAGGTGCTGATTTGTCGGGAGCTATGCTAGTCAAAGCCCATTTAGATGATGCTAACTTGCAACAAGCTAATTTAAGCAGTGCAGAACAGAATTGGGAAGATGTAAATTATGGTGCTGGAATGAATGGTTACGCTTGA
- a CDS encoding ABC transporter ATP-binding protein, whose protein sequence is MHDIAVQTPTTAQLTKGFVEVEGLSVSFGARRHTIKVLDNLNFHVEPGSFVCLLGPSGCGKSTLLNAIAGFISPTTGYIFVDKQTVTKPGADRGFVFQQYSLLPWKTTAQNVEFGLRIKGVAKKQRRELVDEYLNRVGLYKHRHAYPHQLSGGMKQRASIIRALVNSPSVLLMDEPFGALDAQTRHMMQELLMEIWSELRTTVIFVTHDIEEAVFLGDRILILGVNPGHLKEDILVDFKRPRHIDDTMTPEFTLLNRQVFEVIREETLKNME, encoded by the coding sequence ATGCATGATATCGCAGTACAAACGCCAACCACGGCACAATTGACCAAAGGATTTGTCGAAGTAGAAGGCTTATCGGTTTCATTTGGCGCGCGCCGTCATACTATTAAAGTATTAGATAATCTCAATTTTCATGTCGAACCAGGTTCGTTTGTTTGTTTGTTAGGTCCTTCTGGTTGTGGCAAGTCAACTTTGCTCAATGCGATCGCGGGATTTATAAGTCCTACTACGGGCTATATTTTTGTAGACAAGCAAACTGTAACCAAACCAGGAGCAGATCGCGGTTTTGTCTTTCAGCAGTATTCCTTGCTTCCTTGGAAAACTACCGCACAAAATGTTGAATTTGGCTTGCGGATAAAAGGTGTTGCCAAAAAACAGCGACGCGAGTTGGTTGATGAATATCTCAATCGAGTCGGGTTGTACAAACATCGTCATGCTTATCCCCACCAACTTTCGGGAGGAATGAAGCAACGAGCCAGTATTATTAGAGCTTTAGTTAATTCTCCTTCGGTTTTATTGATGGACGAACCTTTTGGCGCGCTAGATGCCCAAACGCGACATATGATGCAGGAACTGTTGATGGAAATTTGGAGCGAGTTGAGAACTACCGTTATTTTTGTGACTCACGATATTGAAGAGGCAGTTTTTCTAGGCGATCGCATTTTAATTTTAGGCGTAAATCCAGGACATCTCAAAGAAGATATTCTGGTAGATTTCAAACGCCCGCGTCATATCGATGACACTATGACACCAGAATTTACTCTACTTAATCGTCAAGTATTTGAAGTTATTCGCGAAGAAACTCTTAAAAATATGGAATAA
- a CDS encoding ABC transporter permease produces the protein MASSTKFTRTPLIHSFRQLIARLFEGSSSHKLVRRILSLVIFFGVWQLLCQIKFNFIINFDFLPSPLEVVAATWEFFTSDPWVHFRSSIARVLIGYAIASCLGIILGIFIGAFQKADDFLSPPLELLRPIPAVAWIPLAILMFPTAEAGMIFITFIGGFFPVLISTIKGVESTLNDTVLIRVGQCLGAKPRHTFLDIIIPGALPSIASGLVIGMGNAWFCLVTAEILAGRYGVGYITWESYVTSNYPPIVMGMLLIGLMGAFSSWAVSRLTAALMPWRQINKQGR, from the coding sequence ATGGCTAGCTCGACTAAATTTACCAGAACTCCTCTAATTCACAGTTTTCGTCAGCTAATCGCCCGACTGTTTGAAGGCAGTAGCTCTCATAAACTAGTGCGGCGTATTTTATCTTTAGTTATCTTTTTTGGAGTTTGGCAGCTTTTATGCCAGATAAAGTTTAATTTCATCATTAACTTTGACTTTTTACCTTCACCACTAGAGGTAGTCGCAGCTACCTGGGAATTTTTTACCAGCGATCCCTGGGTACATTTTCGCTCCAGTATTGCTAGGGTGCTAATCGGTTATGCGATCGCTTCTTGTTTGGGGATTATTCTGGGAATCTTTATCGGTGCGTTTCAAAAAGCTGACGATTTTTTATCGCCGCCATTGGAATTATTGCGACCAATTCCCGCAGTGGCTTGGATTCCTCTGGCTATTTTAATGTTTCCCACAGCCGAAGCTGGAATGATATTTATCACTTTTATAGGCGGCTTTTTTCCCGTTCTAATTAGCACCATTAAAGGAGTAGAAAGCACCCTTAACGACACAGTATTAATTCGAGTCGGTCAATGCTTGGGGGCAAAACCCCGACACACTTTTTTAGACATCATCATTCCTGGAGCATTGCCCAGCATTGCCAGTGGTTTAGTAATCGGGATGGGTAATGCCTGGTTCTGTTTGGTAACGGCAGAAATTCTGGCAGGACGTTATGGCGTGGGCTATATAACCTGGGAATCTTATGTCACCTCTAACTATCCACCAATCGTCATGGGAATGCTGTTAATTGGATTGATGGGTGCTTTTAGTTCTTGGGCAGTAAGCCGTTTAACCGCCGCATTAATGCCCTGGAGACAGATTAATAAACAAGGTCGTTGA
- a CDS encoding ABC transporter substrate-binding protein, whose protein sequence is MIALKYRSWKNTVVITFLFFGITMLANGCAGNSPSAESSTSESETADASTSSGNKETIRISIGTQDQVINTAVGGATVRELELLEKHLPNTGKYANVKYDIQWSSYTSGPPITNKMLADQIDIGLMGDFPAAINLVKFRQEGGDVKSTYIGTLAYSPNGAGNAVVVPKDSEVTSLAQLKGKSVSVPFGSAAHGMVLKALKDNGVDPDKDVQLISQAPEVGGTSLRTGQIDAHADFVPFGELFPFRGFAKKIYDGAQTGVPTLHGIVVRSDFAKKYPEIVVAYLEAVLEANQTFRAKPEEISAKIEEWSGIEKEVVYMFLGPSGLQPLDPTIRQVHVDALENSITTLSELGKVEGKVEPEKVPEWVDESYLKTAMKEMELDYQQVIKTAESYQITGKDALTEEPIKDPTMAAQLWIQDEPTVTNFASIGNMMKMLGQLQEEGKAADVMFVHDRDKGWKLFAENSYYVNDGKEISAFLLEQDAEQFAASSGGQVTAFKELQQNLASKTAPALVGTASSE, encoded by the coding sequence ATGATTGCTTTAAAATATCGTTCTTGGAAAAACACAGTAGTTATTACTTTTCTATTTTTCGGCATCACAATGTTAGCTAATGGATGTGCAGGTAATAGTCCTTCAGCAGAGTCTTCTACATCAGAATCAGAAACAGCGGATGCCTCTACTAGCTCTGGTAATAAAGAAACAATTCGGATTTCTATTGGTACGCAGGATCAGGTAATAAATACTGCGGTAGGTGGGGCTACAGTAAGAGAATTAGAACTGTTAGAAAAGCATTTACCTAATACTGGTAAATATGCCAATGTCAAGTACGACATTCAGTGGTCTAGCTATACATCTGGACCACCTATTACCAACAAAATGCTGGCGGATCAAATCGATATTGGTCTGATGGGAGACTTTCCTGCCGCAATTAATTTAGTTAAGTTTCGCCAAGAAGGAGGCGATGTCAAATCTACCTATATCGGTACTCTAGCCTACAGTCCAAATGGTGCGGGTAATGCGGTAGTCGTTCCCAAAGATAGCGAAGTAACTTCTCTAGCGCAGCTTAAAGGCAAATCGGTTTCCGTTCCTTTTGGTTCTGCGGCTCACGGCATGGTTTTAAAAGCTTTGAAAGATAATGGAGTCGATCCCGATAAGGATGTTCAGTTAATTTCACAAGCTCCCGAAGTAGGCGGCACGAGCCTGCGTACGGGTCAAATCGATGCTCATGCTGACTTCGTACCTTTTGGCGAACTGTTTCCCTTCCGAGGTTTTGCCAAAAAAATCTATGATGGAGCGCAAACGGGCGTACCGACTTTACATGGTATTGTCGTGCGATCGGACTTTGCTAAAAAATATCCAGAAATAGTAGTTGCTTATCTCGAAGCTGTATTAGAAGCCAACCAAACCTTTAGAGCCAAACCCGAAGAGATCTCAGCAAAAATAGAGGAGTGGTCGGGAATTGAAAAAGAAGTAGTTTATATGTTTCTCGGTCCTTCTGGCTTACAGCCTCTCGATCCAACAATTCGCCAGGTTCATGTAGACGCACTCGAAAACAGTATTACTACTTTGTCCGAATTAGGAAAAGTAGAAGGAAAAGTCGAGCCAGAAAAAGTACCAGAATGGGTTGACGAAAGTTATTTAAAAACCGCAATGAAGGAAATGGAACTCGATTATCAGCAGGTAATTAAAACAGCCGAAAGCTACCAGATTACTGGCAAAGATGCTCTAACGGAAGAACCAATAAAAGATCCTACAATGGCAGCTCAGTTGTGGATTCAAGACGAACCAACCGTGACCAATTTTGCTTCAATTGGCAACATGATGAAAATGCTAGGGCAACTACAGGAAGAAGGTAAAGCAGCCGATGTCATGTTCGTACACGATCGCGATAAAGGTTGGAAGCTATTTGCCGAAAATTCTTACTATGTCAACGATGGCAAGGAAATTTCGGCTTTCTTGCTGGAACAAGATGCCGAGCAGTTTGCAGCTTCCTCTGGCGGACAAGTTACGGCATTTAAAGAGTTACAACAAAATCTAGCTAGCAAAACTGCACCCGCATTAGTCGGCACGGCTAGCAGCGAATAA